DNA from Apostichopus japonicus isolate 1M-3 chromosome 15, ASM3797524v1, whole genome shotgun sequence:
AGATACTGCCAAACAACACTGGCATTAAAAACTGCATTTTgcaattttatctttttttttcattccagacGAAAGGCAATGATTTTGCACGACATTGTAGGTAAAAGACTCAATAGAATAGCCCCTAACTTTCCTACCAACCTCTTCCCCTGAAGCGAGAAATAATACCTGCCTTGCATGATTGGTTGAAGTTTTAATAAACTGACTTTATTATAACAAGGAAAACCACTAATCAGGTTAGAATCTTGGATACAGTACATGTCAATAAACACACTCTTGAAACTTGTCAGGATTACTAAAAGTTGTCCTTGACTTTCAGAGATTTCATATTTTACCTGCTGCATCCAACTCAGAATCTTCCGGTTGATCCTTCATCCTGCTCATGAAGAGGGCGGCTTTCTTCCGTCTCTCCATCTGCAACTGTCTCTCTTTGGAGATTCCTGCCATCTTCTCTCTTGCTGCTTTGGCTAGCTTGTCCTCTAATTTGGCCTTTTCAGCTGCAAGAGGATGACATAAAACGTCATACaagttataaataaaattaaaatatctacatatatgaatatttatgtattGGGATCTCTGTCGACGAAGTGCAAAGCATGTAAAATAACGCTGTGGTATCTGGTATCATATATGACTTCTGTGCCATTTGCAGCTAGGCTGTCTAAGTACTGGAATGACCATTAGGCTATATGTATGGAATGACCATTAGGCTATATTTATGGAATGACCAATAGGCAGAAATTAGCAGTGTATCTGAGTCTGAGTCCTAATGATTATGGCTAGTAATGTTTTACGATAAGATTAAGCATTTTAGTATCTCTATATTTTGGATACTGCTGTATGCTATACTGTAATAAATCTTTCCTCTTCAAGATTGTTGGAAGCGAgcaagaaaaagagaaaagaaatagTAGTGAGGAGAACTAGTACCTTGTCTCCTTGCAAGTTCTTCTCTGGATACAAATGGTTGAGTTGTCTTTGGAGGAGGAATAGCAGCTCCTCTTCTACTTTCTAAAATTCCGGGCCTTCCAGGAGCACCACCTAAAGAACTTGAACTGTCCAAGAAACTGCTGAAGTCTCTGGAACGAGGTGGTGGGGGTACAGACGGTGGGGTTGGGGTCGGACGTGGACGCCCGTGGTTGTAATCCACGGACACAGGCCCGGTCGTAGATGGTTCCTTGTGGTTCCACAGAGGCCTTTGGGATTCCAAACGTTTATTTTCTTCGCTGAGAGGGTGGTGGCCTTCTGTCTGAGGGTCGTCGCTTTTGGCCAAAGTAGCCTCGACCATGGCTAGGGCTATTTGTTGCTTAGTGAGGTTGATAAGGTCAGTCATTCCTGCTGCTTGGTCCAGACTTCCTATGGGTGGTTTCCTGATTTTAGGAAGTTCCTCATCGGAGTCGCTCTCCTCCACGGGGAGGGCACTGCGGCCGACCAACACACGTTCATCGATATCTCTCGGCTTGATAGAAAAACTCACGGGTGCTGGAGAGGGAGGAATGAGTGGGAGGAATTACCTTAGTCATTTAATGTTCGTTTAGAAAAGTATTGTGTGTTCAAAAGTAATGTCAGATGAATAAACAGATCTGCTTAAAGTTACCACTAGGTACCTCATAGTTAATCTTGCAGACATTTTCCTGCTAATATGATACTGGAAGGTGGTTCTAACAGAAGATCACACACTCCCTGAGTGTCCAACTTTCAAGTTATGTCAACTATTGATGACAGGCAACAGCAGAGCTGTTTTACTAGTATTTTGAAGAAGGCTGGATTTTTGGTTATCATATTCAAAAATACACCACATTATATTGATTTCATCGAAACTGGTATAACCACTTGTAAATTTTCTTAGTTATTCACTTCAGGATAAGCATGATCTTTGTTTGCCGACAAATTTTTTAAGCCGTGTTTCTAGTTGATGCTTTTCTGTTCCCTTCTTCTCCTCAAAAGTGACAGTTTCCCTGGACATTTCCCTAAATGTTCACATACCTTTCTGAGCCTCTAACGCGGCTGCTTCCCTCTCTTCCATCTCTCGCCTGTACATGAACTTCTTCTGCTCGTAATAGGTGAAGAAACTGTGCCAAGTGTTGACAAAGTCAAATCTAGGATCCCCCTTCAATTTAATACCGTTCTCAAAGTCGTCCCCATTCTTGGCGACAAACTCTGCGAGCTTGTCGATGATCGGTTGGACATCCGGTGGGGGTGGAATGATCGGAGGGACAGACTCTGGATTTTGGTTCGTTCTGATGGATGAAAATTATGACGGATTAAATCAACCCTTCTTTAAAGACATGGTTTCCTTTATGATCACTTTGTCCTATCTTTTGTAAATAATCATCATTTGTTATGAAGAGAAAAGTATTGACAAGGATGTAAATCAACTTCAGTGTGTTGGGACAAACTAAGCCTTTTTGCTAAGCAGACCTGTATGAATTATTGTTTATGTATTAATATTGTACATAGTATTCTTATTCTTGTATCAGAGAGTTTAACTTTTCTAATTtttactgaatttgataattttatttcaatgcTTGTAATTTATATGTTGTACGACGCATTGAGATGTGTTTACATGTAATGCACCTTTtaacaatatatttacattacattacattacatatgtACTACTTTTGTCCATTCAACAATGTTTGTCACCTACGAACAGACTTGTAGTAGGTCTGCACCTGTTCTCCTATTCTAGCATACTCGCCTTGAATTAATAACTTGTACCCATACTGGAGCATTTTGTAAAGTTGATATATAGATACTGGTGCAAGGTTAGGTATTGACCATTCAACAATGTTTGTCACCTACAAACAGACTTGTAGTAAGTCTGCACCCACTGTCCTATTCTAGCATACTTGCCTTGAATTTATaactttgtactcatactggaGCATTTTGTTAAGTTAGTATATAGATACTGGTGCAAGGCTAGGTACCAAAACTCGGGCTTGGAGCCGTCTACTCGTATTTCATACTCGTACCAAGGTGTGTCCCACTCGTTATGGTACTCATGAATGTCTTACTAATACTGCTAATACGCTTCAAAGAGTAACAGACACATAACAATGTATGGTGACTTACAACCCCAAATCAAATGACAACTGTGGTAAGCTATGAATATCCAAATACTTACTCAGTTCCTTCTAACCCAGTCGAGACACCAGGGGTGACACCCAGATTAAGTTCCGAAGTGACAGGTGCTATTTGCGACAAAGATGCGGGTACTGCACCCGGCTGTTGGAGTTGCCCTTCTGAGCCtttgtaaaaaacaaagaaaactttCTGCTGAATGTCTGAGGCAATTCATATTCCTTTTTGGGATGCATCATTGTTTAAAAGTCATGTCAAGGGGTTGCTATTTGGCTAACATGAGCAAAGTCATGACAACTTTAACTTTACCTCTGGTTCTGCAGTggtatatttagacttgctcaagtcatcCAGTCTTTTGTGAGGAGGGGAACATATTTAAAACTGTGAAAACTCCCACATGGGCTTTGGTTTCTAATTTCTGATGATATGGCAACTTACTACAAATTTTCATAGGTTCTCATACAATGGAAATCACTGAAAAGATATCTGTCATATTTTAACCTAAAGAATCAGGCTTGGCAAAACATAAGGAACATAAGTCAAAACCTAATGTGTTCAAAGTTGAACTGTGTTTCTGTAATTCTTGCTCCTCATTATTCTTGCGCCTCATACACTGATTAACAATATTCTACAAtacatcaccaccatcatcatcaccaccaccaccaccaccacaatcatcatcaccaccatcaccaccaccaccaccatcaccaccaccatcaccaccaccaccaccacctaaAATGCCTGGAAATCTTCAATATTAGTAATATAAAATCAAACATACctggtgggggtggtggggctGATGATGCCAGTGCTGTGAGATAAGCGTTGACAAACTCCGAGGCAGCGTTGGCATAGTACGCTGCTAGTAATTCTGTATCGCCGGACGTGGAATCTGCCGGGGGTGCGACAGCGGGGACTGGTTCCGAGGGAGGCTCTGTCACTGGGGGTGCAACATCTGCAACCTGAGAGGCGAGACTCGGGGCTGCTGAGTGGATGGCTTGATGTGAGGAGGGTGGCACGGAAGACTGGGTCGTAGAGTATCCTTGGTGTACCGGTGCATATGCTTGTGCGGTAGTTTGAGTTGGCCTTATAGGCTATGAAATGATATTAAACATCGGATGAATTTAAGATCATCCAAAATTTTATTGGAGATCAAATTCAACATAGTGTCAGTTCCAGTATTCAATCAAAGAAGTACTCTGCTATCTCTATCACCCAACTTAACCGCCTGACCCCTGAATGGAGACTAAGGTTTCTATGTCTCAAATACTGCATTCAGATTACGAACTCAACGTTACCCGGGTCGACCATGCGCGTTCCACAAGCTTGCCGTGACCTTCGGCTTATTAATTTCACTAAATTCCAGAGCCTGCTTATATACTCTGTGCTTAAATAAGCGCACTGGGACACAGATCCCAATCGCAGTGTCTGTTTGCGGTCTGGGGGCGAAGAGCAACTCTTATTACCTCCCTAAGACTCTGAATCCATGGGAAGTTACACATCTATTGACAGGAAGAGTGCAGATATGTCAGGGGATATGCTGTATTGCTGATGATGGGGCAAGGAAGGGGGGAGGGATACCAAACCTGTAGATGACCACTAATGGCACATAGCTGCCACGATTTGCTGCCACCAAATACATTTGATATTTGACAATTA
Protein-coding regions in this window:
- the LOC139980492 gene encoding splicing factor, suppressor of white-apricot homolog isoform X2, which gives rise to MAYVRSSKHSRGGLDYQERRQLAAKKQREEDIEALCVVGYASKLFKDDSTAMAIHRGQYLVPWMGDTSMMIDRFDGRGHLSDLSEIDKVHSWNQVHHLSEEEARIEAICDEERYLALRTDLMEEETKREEELKRIHQSMGALRDQKYYGAVAPAYGEGGSNQSEEYDPTMPTEDEAEKAERLAKERVPTPEPEQPFMAPESLNLPSGIETPGTQKLNLIIERTASFIAKQNPQMEIVIKARQSKNPQFDFLNYDHYLNPYYRHIVKCIKEGKYVPAPIPKEPEKPAEDSDDSDGEGYLHPGLLGSSELPKPKLPSHPIRPTQTTAQAYAPVHQGYSTTQSSVPPSSHQAIHSAAPSLASQVADVAPPVTEPPSEPVPAVAPPADSTSGDTELLAAYYANAASEFVNAYLTALASSAPPPPPGSEGQLQQPGAVPASLSQIAPVTSELNLGVTPGVSTGLEGTETNQNPESVPPIIPPPPDVQPIIDKLAEFVAKNGDDFENGIKLKGDPRFDFVNTWHSFFTYYEQKKFMYRREMEEREAAALEAQKAPVSFSIKPRDIDERVLVGRSALPVEESDSDEELPKIRKPPIGSLDQAAGMTDLINLTKQQIALAMVEATLAKSDDPQTEGHHPLSEENKRLESQRPLWNHKEPSTTGPVSVDYNHGRPRPTPTPPSVPPPPRSRDFSSFLDSSSSLGGAPGRPGILESRRGAAIPPPKTTQPFVSREELARRQAEKAKLEDKLAKAAREKMAGISKERQLQMERRKKAALFMSRMKDQPEDSELDAAGERGNRQRRSSSRERDRERERERSSSSSSSSKATPRAYQTSFDIRVRKRSRSPSPAKRSSPPVSKSRSDPILVDPLVPFKKKSSSRESSPGSSNGSSGRGILKHKDFHAGTLGGILLKKKPSLEDRKARIKKLVQSSKQSDEVIEID
- the LOC139980492 gene encoding splicing factor, suppressor of white-apricot homolog isoform X1, with product MAYVRSSKHSRGGLDYQERRQLAAKKQREEDIEALCVVGYASKLFKDDSTAMAIHRGQYLVPWMGDTSMMIDRFDGRGHLSDLSEIDKVHSWNQVHHLSEEEARIEAICDEERYLALRTDLMEEETKREEELKRIHQSMGALRDQKYYGAVAPAYGEGGSNQSEEYDPTMPTEDEAEKAERLAKERVPTPEPEQPFMAPESLNLPSGIETPGTQKLNLIIERTASFIAKQNPQMEIVIKARQSKNPQFDFLNYDHYLNPYYRHIVKCIKEGKYVPAPIPKEPEKPAEDSDDSDGEGYLHPGLLGSSELPKPKLPSHPIRPTQTTAQAYAPVHQGYSTTQSSVPPSSHQAIHSAAPSLASQVADVAPPVTEPPSEPVPAVAPPADSTSGDTELLAAYYANAASEFVNAYLTALASSAPPPPPGSEGQLQQPGAVPASLSQIAPVTSELNLGVTPGVSTGLEGTETNQNPESVPPIIPPPPDVQPIIDKLAEFVAKNGDDFENGIKLKGDPRFDFVNTWHSFFTYYEQKKFMYRREMEEREAAALEAQKAPVSFSIKPRDIDERVLVGRSALPVEESDSDEELPKIRKPPIGSLDQAAGMTDLINLTKQQIALAMVEATLAKSDDPQTEGHHPLSEENKRLESQRPLWNHKEPSTTGPVSVDYNHGRPRPTPTPPSVPPPPRSRDFSSFLDSSSSLGGAPGRPGILESRRGAAIPPPKTTQPFVSREELARRQAEKAKLEDKLAKAAREKMAGISKERQLQMERRKKAALFMSRMKDQPEDSELDAAGERGNRQRRSSSRERDRERERERSSSSSSSSKATPRAYQTSFDIRVRKRSRSPSPAKRSSPPVSKSRSDSPILVDPLVPFKKKSSSRESSPGSSNGSSGRGILKHKDFHAGTLGGILLKKKPSLEDRKARIKKLVQSSKQSDEVIEID
- the LOC139980492 gene encoding splicing factor, suppressor of white-apricot homolog isoform X3; amino-acid sequence: MGALRDQKYYGAVAPAYGEGGSNQSEEYDPTMPTEDEAEKAERLAKERVPTPEPEQPFMAPESLNLPSGIETPGTQKLNLIIERTASFIAKQNPQMEIVIKARQSKNPQFDFLNYDHYLNPYYRHIVKCIKEGKYVPAPIPKEPEKPAEDSDDSDGEGYLHPGLLGSSELPKPKLPSHPIRPTQTTAQAYAPVHQGYSTTQSSVPPSSHQAIHSAAPSLASQVADVAPPVTEPPSEPVPAVAPPADSTSGDTELLAAYYANAASEFVNAYLTALASSAPPPPPGSEGQLQQPGAVPASLSQIAPVTSELNLGVTPGVSTGLEGTETNQNPESVPPIIPPPPDVQPIIDKLAEFVAKNGDDFENGIKLKGDPRFDFVNTWHSFFTYYEQKKFMYRREMEEREAAALEAQKAPVSFSIKPRDIDERVLVGRSALPVEESDSDEELPKIRKPPIGSLDQAAGMTDLINLTKQQIALAMVEATLAKSDDPQTEGHHPLSEENKRLESQRPLWNHKEPSTTGPVSVDYNHGRPRPTPTPPSVPPPPRSRDFSSFLDSSSSLGGAPGRPGILESRRGAAIPPPKTTQPFVSREELARRQAEKAKLEDKLAKAAREKMAGISKERQLQMERRKKAALFMSRMKDQPEDSELDAAGERGNRQRRSSSRERDRERERERSSSSSSSSKATPRAYQTSFDIRVRKRSRSPSPAKRSSPPVSKSRSDSPILVDPLVPFKKKSSSRESSPGSSNGSSGRGILKHKDFHAGTLGGILLKKKPSLEDRKARIKKLVQSSKQSDEVIEID